Proteins found in one Paenibacillus dendritiformis genomic segment:
- the argS gene encoding arginine--tRNA ligase, producing MSMSVMEKMNESVKAAIEQAVVKAGLAEQSELPAFVIEVPKDKSHGDLATNAAMQLTRIAKRNPRQIAEAIVEHLDLSAASIQSAEIAGPGFINFRMDRSYLYDVIREVSEQGDNYGRIGMGAGQRIQVEFVSANPTGSLHLGHARGAAVGDALCNLLDFAGYEMTREYYINDAGNQVNNLAKSIECRYKQALGQDAEMPEDGYYGEDIKGFAQELIEKEGDRLLNLPDAERLVFFRSYGLEKELDKIKRDLGRFGVPFDVWFSETSLYENGEVIKALDALKARGKVYEHEGATWLRTTEFGDDKDRVLIKNDGSYTYLTPDVAYHMDKYDRGYDQIINIWGADHHGYIPRMKAAMEALGNDPDKLIVLIAQMVSLYQDGEKVKMSKRTGKAVTMQDLMDEVGVDAIRYFFTMRSMDSHLDFDMDLAISTSNENPVYYVQYAHARICSIFRQAEEQGIARKPLAEIHLAKLTAEHEYDLLRKMGELPEEIAVAARDYAPHRLIRYVYELASLFHSYYKAERVITEDAEQTQARLALLGAVRTVLANVLRLVGVSAPERM from the coding sequence ATGAGCATGAGTGTAATGGAAAAAATGAACGAGTCTGTCAAAGCGGCGATCGAACAAGCCGTCGTCAAGGCCGGACTGGCGGAGCAATCGGAGCTTCCGGCCTTCGTCATCGAGGTGCCTAAGGATAAGTCGCACGGCGACCTGGCGACGAATGCGGCTATGCAGCTGACCCGCATTGCCAAGCGCAATCCGCGCCAGATCGCGGAGGCTATCGTGGAGCATCTGGATCTGTCGGCGGCTTCGATCCAGAGCGCGGAGATTGCAGGTCCGGGCTTCATCAACTTCCGGATGGACCGGTCCTATCTCTATGATGTGATCCGCGAAGTCAGCGAGCAGGGCGACAATTACGGGCGAATCGGCATGGGCGCCGGACAGCGCATCCAGGTGGAGTTCGTGAGCGCCAATCCGACGGGGAGCCTTCACCTGGGCCATGCTCGCGGAGCGGCCGTCGGCGACGCGCTCTGCAATCTGCTTGATTTCGCCGGCTATGAGATGACGCGCGAGTATTACATTAATGATGCAGGCAATCAGGTCAACAATCTGGCGAAGTCGATCGAGTGCCGGTACAAGCAGGCACTGGGGCAGGATGCGGAGATGCCGGAGGACGGCTATTACGGCGAAGATATCAAGGGCTTCGCGCAGGAACTGATCGAGAAGGAAGGAGATCGGCTGCTGAACCTGCCGGATGCCGAGCGGCTGGTGTTCTTCCGCAGCTATGGCCTGGAGAAGGAGCTGGATAAGATCAAGCGCGATCTGGGACGCTTCGGCGTGCCGTTCGACGTCTGGTTCAGCGAGACCTCGCTGTATGAGAACGGCGAAGTGATCAAGGCGCTGGATGCGTTGAAGGCGCGCGGCAAGGTGTATGAGCATGAAGGCGCGACCTGGCTGCGCACGACCGAATTCGGCGATGACAAAGATCGCGTGCTGATCAAAAATGACGGCTCATACACGTATTTGACGCCGGATGTGGCCTATCATATGGATAAGTATGATCGCGGGTACGATCAGATCATCAACATTTGGGGAGCGGACCATCACGGTTATATTCCGCGGATGAAGGCCGCCATGGAAGCGCTGGGCAACGATCCGGACAAGCTGATCGTGCTGATCGCCCAGATGGTCAGCCTGTATCAGGACGGCGAGAAGGTGAAGATGTCCAAGCGCACGGGCAAGGCCGTGACAATGCAGGATCTGATGGATGAAGTCGGCGTCGACGCCATTCGCTATTTCTTCACGATGCGTTCCATGGACTCGCATCTTGATTTCGACATGGATCTGGCGATCTCGACCTCCAATGAGAATCCGGTCTACTATGTGCAATATGCGCACGCGCGGATTTGCAGCATCTTCCGCCAGGCGGAGGAGCAGGGAATCGCACGGAAGCCGCTGGCGGAGATTCATCTGGCGAAGCTGACCGCAGAGCATGAGTACGACCTGCTTCGCAAAATGGGCGAGCTGCCGGAAGAGATTGCGGTCGCCGCGCGCGATTATGCACCGCACCGCCTCATCCGCTATGTCTATGAATTGGCGTCTCTCTTCCACAGCTACTACAAGGCGGAGCGCGTCATTACCGAGGATGCGGAGCAGACCCAGGCCCGCCTGGCCTTGTTGGGCGCAGTGCGCACCGTGCTGGCCAATGTGCTCCGTCTGGTCGGCGTATCCGCTCCGGAACGGATGTAA
- a CDS encoding LytR/AlgR family response regulator transcription factor gives MLKAFVVDDEPLARDELIYLLRRTRQVEVVGEADAVEDALAGIAAAQPDVVFLDIELQEESGLDIAGRLRELEAPPDVVFATAYDEFALKAFELNAADYILKPFDEQRVQQTIRKLLRLHERESYPASASPAARAGLAERERQERLAITVDERIIVLHVGDIVYLGFEEGKTVIATTERKYKVGESLTQLERKLNHPSIVRVHRAFLVHLDRIVEIQPWFHSTCHLQMQDGSRIPVSRTYMKELKQLLGMS, from the coding sequence ATGCTGAAGGCCTTTGTCGTCGATGACGAGCCATTGGCAAGAGATGAGCTGATTTATTTGCTGAGAAGGACGAGGCAGGTGGAGGTCGTCGGCGAAGCGGACGCGGTGGAGGACGCCTTGGCGGGAATCGCTGCGGCGCAGCCGGATGTGGTCTTCCTCGATATTGAGCTGCAGGAAGAGAGCGGGCTCGATATCGCCGGCCGGCTCCGGGAGCTGGAAGCGCCGCCTGATGTCGTGTTCGCTACCGCGTATGATGAATTTGCGCTGAAGGCGTTCGAGTTGAACGCAGCCGACTATATATTGAAGCCGTTCGACGAGCAGCGGGTCCAGCAGACGATCCGCAAGCTGCTGCGCCTCCACGAGCGGGAGAGCTATCCGGCTTCGGCATCGCCCGCCGCCCGGGCCGGGTTGGCGGAGCGGGAGCGGCAGGAGCGCCTGGCGATCACGGTCGACGAACGGATTATCGTACTGCATGTCGGCGATATCGTATACCTCGGATTCGAAGAGGGGAAGACGGTCATTGCGACGACCGAACGGAAATATAAGGTCGGCGAATCACTGACCCAGCTGGAGCGAAAGCTGAATCATCCTTCTATCGTCCGCGTGCACCGGGCCTTCCTCGTCCATCTGGATCGCATCGTAGAGATTCAGCCATGGTTCCATTCGACCTGCCATCTTCAGATGCAGGATGGATCCCGCATTCCGGTCAGCCGCACCTATATGAAGGAATTGAAGCAGCTGCTCGGGATGTCATGA
- a CDS encoding sensor histidine kinase: MVHLLPLMLERVGILLIIAFVLSRMKSFRQIIQNEHGIAEKLMLIVVFGAFGIVSNYTAVQIHDNLISTQAWSAGVDSGSALANTRIMGVAIGGLLGGPLVGTGVGLLAGIHRLTLGGYTAFACGISTILAGMFTGLIGKRFRIQNRYAAWHAALIGILMEGAQMGIILLAAEPWSHALELVKMISVPMIVVNGFGTLLFMLIIQSIFQEEERTRALQTHQALYIADQTLPYFRQGLNAHSCREAALIILKETNADAISITNEHQILAHVGAGSDHHVPLQPISTQLTHTVLKEGRIHTARAREEIHCLNPDCVLQAALVLPLKAHHRTVGTLKLYFARSTQLDQVEQELGEGLSKLFSTQLELAEAELQSKLLRDAEIKALQAQIHPHFLFNAFNTISVLCRTDPEKARDLLQQLSIFFRSNLQGARTMLIPLHKELEHVEAYLSLEQARFPDKYTVSTDIDPELEDVLVPPFTLQPLVENAVRHAFPRGAAPPCGSVTLQAYREGDRMILLTRDNGQGISKDIQGALGNQAVDSAEGTGTALYNIRQRMAEIYGKQASFRIDSEPGHGTTVMIAVPIQFHEWREASC; this comes from the coding sequence ATGGTTCACCTGCTTCCGTTAATGCTGGAGCGGGTCGGTATATTGCTGATTATCGCGTTTGTGCTGTCGCGGATGAAGTCGTTCCGGCAGATCATTCAGAACGAGCATGGCATTGCCGAGAAGCTGATGCTGATCGTCGTCTTCGGCGCATTCGGAATTGTAAGCAATTACACCGCCGTCCAGATTCATGACAATCTCATCTCGACCCAGGCGTGGAGCGCCGGCGTCGATAGCGGCAGCGCGCTCGCCAACACGCGCATTATGGGGGTGGCCATCGGCGGGCTGCTCGGCGGGCCTCTGGTCGGGACAGGCGTCGGCCTGCTCGCGGGCATTCACCGGCTGACGCTTGGCGGATACACCGCCTTCGCCTGCGGCATCTCGACGATACTGGCCGGGATGTTCACTGGCCTTATCGGTAAGCGCTTCCGCATTCAGAACCGTTATGCGGCTTGGCATGCGGCCCTCATCGGCATATTGATGGAGGGCGCGCAGATGGGCATCATTTTGCTGGCGGCCGAGCCTTGGAGCCATGCGCTGGAGCTGGTCAAAATGATCAGTGTGCCCATGATTGTCGTGAACGGCTTCGGCACGCTGCTCTTCATGCTGATTATCCAGTCGATATTCCAGGAGGAGGAACGGACCCGTGCCTTGCAGACCCATCAGGCCCTCTACATCGCGGATCAGACGCTTCCCTATTTCCGCCAAGGGTTGAACGCCCATTCCTGCCGGGAGGCGGCCCTTATTATATTGAAGGAGACCAATGCCGACGCCATCTCGATCACGAATGAGCATCAGATACTGGCCCATGTCGGAGCAGGGTCCGATCATCATGTGCCGCTTCAGCCGATCTCAACCCAGTTGACGCATACCGTGCTGAAGGAAGGGCGGATTCATACGGCAAGAGCACGAGAGGAGATCCATTGCCTCAATCCCGACTGTGTCCTGCAGGCGGCCCTCGTGCTGCCGCTCAAGGCGCATCACCGGACAGTAGGCACCTTGAAGCTGTATTTCGCCCGCTCCACGCAGCTCGATCAGGTTGAGCAGGAGCTGGGGGAAGGGCTGAGCAAGCTCTTCTCCACCCAATTGGAGCTCGCCGAGGCGGAACTGCAGAGCAAGCTGCTCCGCGATGCGGAGATTAAGGCGCTGCAGGCCCAGATTCATCCGCATTTCCTCTTCAATGCATTCAACACAATCTCGGTGCTATGCCGGACCGATCCGGAGAAGGCCCGCGATCTGCTGCAGCAGCTCAGCATCTTTTTCCGCAGCAATCTGCAGGGCGCACGGACGATGCTCATTCCGCTGCACAAAGAATTGGAGCATGTGGAAGCGTATTTGTCCTTGGAGCAGGCGCGCTTCCCGGACAAGTATACCGTCTCGACGGATATCGATCCGGAGCTGGAGGATGTGCTCGTGCCGCCGTTCACGCTGCAGCCTCTCGTCGAGAACGCGGTGCGGCATGCCTTCCCCCGCGGCGCGGCCCCGCCCTGCGGGAGCGTCACCTTGCAAGCGTACCGGGAAGGCGACCGGATGATTCTGTTGACCCGGGACAACGGACAAGGCATCTCGAAGGACATCCAGGGGGCGCTCGGCAACCAGGCCGTCGATTCGGCGGAGGGCACCGGAACGGCGCTGTACAACATCCGGCAGCGGATGGCCGAGATATACGGGAAGCAGGCCTCCTTCCGAATAGACAGCGAGCCCGGACACGGGACGACGGTGATGATCGCCGTGCCGATTCAGTTCCATGAATGGAGGGAAGCATCATGCTGA
- a CDS encoding DUF1934 domain-containing protein — protein MSNDHTGAERVRIAIESRQDGEVTVLYADGELYRKGSSFYLLYKESASDTERPVGPGAAGVAGEDPLETSVTFKAGEHGGKLMRRGSVNSELSFVKDGRGGGYYQVSGMRFSVVTETSDWKPPVYEQDEAGRLRAWTASWSYTLYMEEERAGYFQLQIRAEAR, from the coding sequence ATGAGCAATGATCACACAGGAGCCGAGCGCGTCCGCATCGCCATAGAGAGCCGGCAGGATGGCGAGGTTACCGTTCTCTATGCGGATGGCGAGCTGTACCGGAAAGGCAGCAGCTTCTATCTGCTGTACAAGGAATCGGCTTCCGATACAGAGCGTCCGGTCGGGCCCGGGGCAGCTGGAGTTGCCGGGGAAGATCCGCTGGAGACCTCCGTCACCTTCAAGGCGGGCGAGCATGGCGGCAAGCTGATGCGCCGGGGCAGCGTGAACTCGGAGCTGTCCTTCGTCAAGGACGGGCGGGGCGGCGGCTACTATCAAGTAAGCGGCATGCGGTTCTCCGTCGTCACGGAGACATCGGACTGGAAGCCGCCCGTATATGAGCAGGATGAAGCCGGAAGGCTGCGCGCCTGGACGGCGTCATGGTCCTATACGCTATATATGGAAGAAGAGCGAGCCGGTTATTTTCAACTACAGATACGGGCCGAGGCCCGCTGA
- the cstA gene encoding carbon starvation protein CstA: MNAVTIVIGSICILMIAYRLYGTFMAAKVLKLDDSKPTPAHELNDGKDYVPTNKWVTFGHHFAAIAAAGPLVGPILAAQFGYLPGLLWLLIGAVIGGAVHDAVVLFASMRKQGKSLSEVAKDELGPVAGFCTGLAMLFIITITMAGLSMVVLHALEHNPWGTFAVGITIPIAMGVGLFYKKTGNLKLASTIGFILLMAGVFLGPSIQGTVLGDWLTLDTKTLAILLPVYAFFAAALPVWLLLAPRDYLSSFMKIGVFIALIVGVFIINPAIPFPAFTEFVNGGGPILAGPVWPFISITIACGAISGFHAFVGSGTTPKMINRWSDIKVVGFGAMLVESLVGIMALIAAAALQPADYFAINSAPEVFKTLGMSTVHLPELAQQIGLDLEGRTGGAVTLAVGMTYIFTKIPWFSHLSSYFFQFVIMFEAVFILTAIDAGTRVARYLIQDFFGDIYKPLKQVDWVPGSIFASALACLMWGYLLYSGDIGSVWALFGVSNQLMASIGLIIGATVILNIADKRRYMLTCLIPLAYLFVTVNYAGYWMVKNVYLNPSASGYSVLNAALSIIMLVLGIVIMVSAIKKWIELWNGPRANLEPLSVT, encoded by the coding sequence ATGAATGCGGTAACGATTGTAATCGGATCGATATGCATCCTGATGATCGCGTACCGGCTGTACGGAACGTTCATGGCGGCCAAAGTGCTGAAGCTGGACGATTCCAAGCCGACCCCGGCCCATGAACTGAATGACGGCAAAGATTATGTCCCTACCAACAAGTGGGTTACCTTCGGGCATCATTTCGCCGCGATCGCGGCGGCCGGGCCGCTCGTCGGCCCGATCCTGGCGGCGCAGTTCGGATATCTGCCCGGCCTGCTGTGGCTGCTTATCGGCGCGGTCATCGGCGGCGCGGTGCATGACGCCGTCGTCTTGTTCGCCTCGATGCGCAAGCAGGGCAAGTCGCTCTCCGAGGTAGCGAAGGACGAACTCGGTCCGGTAGCCGGCTTCTGCACCGGCCTGGCGATGCTCTTCATCATTACGATTACGATGGCCGGGCTCTCGATGGTCGTGCTCCACGCGTTGGAGCATAACCCATGGGGCACCTTCGCCGTCGGGATTACGATTCCGATCGCGATGGGCGTCGGCTTGTTCTACAAGAAGACGGGGAATCTGAAGCTTGCGTCCACCATCGGCTTCATTCTGCTCATGGCCGGCGTCTTCCTTGGGCCCTCCATTCAGGGCACCGTCCTGGGCGACTGGCTGACGCTGGATACGAAGACGCTGGCCATCCTGCTTCCCGTCTATGCGTTCTTCGCGGCAGCCCTGCCCGTCTGGCTGCTGCTGGCGCCGCGGGACTACTTGAGCAGCTTCATGAAAATCGGCGTATTCATCGCCCTCATCGTCGGGGTCTTCATCATCAACCCCGCGATCCCGTTCCCGGCCTTCACGGAGTTCGTGAACGGAGGCGGCCCGATACTGGCCGGTCCGGTCTGGCCGTTCATCTCAATCACGATCGCCTGCGGAGCCATCTCCGGCTTCCACGCCTTCGTCGGCTCGGGCACGACGCCGAAGATGATTAACCGCTGGAGCGACATCAAGGTGGTCGGCTTCGGCGCGATGCTTGTCGAATCGCTGGTCGGAATTATGGCGCTTATTGCGGCGGCGGCGCTTCAGCCGGCCGATTATTTCGCGATTAATTCGGCGCCGGAAGTATTCAAGACGCTCGGGATGTCGACCGTGCATCTGCCGGAGCTGGCACAGCAGATCGGCCTCGATCTGGAAGGACGGACCGGCGGAGCCGTCACCTTGGCCGTCGGCATGACGTACATTTTCACCAAAATTCCGTGGTTCAGCCATTTGTCGTCCTACTTTTTCCAGTTCGTCATTATGTTCGAGGCGGTCTTCATTCTGACGGCAATCGATGCCGGCACACGGGTGGCCCGCTATCTGATTCAAGACTTCTTCGGTGACATCTACAAGCCGCTGAAGCAGGTCGATTGGGTGCCCGGCTCCATCTTCGCCAGCGCCTTGGCCTGTCTGATGTGGGGGTATTTGCTCTATTCGGGCGATATCGGCTCCGTCTGGGCGCTCTTCGGCGTCTCCAACCAGCTGATGGCATCGATCGGGCTTATTATCGGCGCGACGGTCATTCTGAACATCGCGGATAAGCGGAGGTACATGCTCACCTGCCTCATTCCGCTCGCGTATTTGTTCGTCACGGTCAATTATGCCGGCTACTGGATGGTCAAGAACGTGTATCTCAACCCGTCTGCTTCGGGGTACAGCGTATTGAACGCTGCGCTGTCCATCATTATGCTGGTGCTCGGCATCGTCATTATGGTATCTGCCATCAAGAAGTGGATTGAATTGTGGAACGGGCCGCGGGCGAATCTCGAACCGCTCAGCGTCACATGA
- the tenA gene encoding thiaminase II, translated as MACFTEELRRTADPIFTAIFAHPFVRGIAEGTLAKEQLIHYVKQDFEYLNAFIRVYGIAISKCEHRDAMALFNEQISFILDSETHPHQNFCDVAGVTYEELQGFSLAPSANHYVNHMLTVAHEGTREDIVAALLPCPWTYTEIGRRLLEEVKPEPSHPFYEWMHFYGDRESGITMQLRRLLDEWAEPLPAAHKQRLAEHFVTSCQLEYMFWDMAYKLEDWPAPVTEAEAVRA; from the coding sequence ATGGCTTGTTTTACCGAAGAACTGCGGCGTACGGCGGATCCGATTTTTACGGCGATTTTTGCTCATCCGTTCGTTCGGGGCATTGCGGAAGGAACGTTGGCGAAGGAACAGCTCATTCACTATGTCAAGCAGGATTTTGAATACTTGAACGCCTTTATCCGGGTATACGGGATCGCGATCTCCAAATGCGAACACCGCGACGCGATGGCTCTTTTTAACGAGCAAATCTCGTTTATTCTGGACAGCGAGACGCATCCGCATCAAAATTTTTGCGATGTCGCCGGCGTGACGTATGAAGAACTGCAAGGCTTCTCCCTGGCCCCTTCAGCCAATCACTATGTCAACCATATGCTGACGGTCGCTCATGAGGGAACGCGGGAAGATATCGTGGCGGCATTGCTGCCCTGCCCTTGGACGTATACGGAAATTGGCCGCAGGCTGCTGGAGGAAGTGAAGCCGGAACCATCCCATCCGTTCTATGAGTGGATGCATTTTTATGGAGATCGGGAGAGCGGGATTACGATGCAGCTGCGCCGACTGCTTGATGAGTGGGCGGAGCCTTTGCCTGCGGCGCACAAGCAGCGGCTGGCGGAGCATTTTGTGACCAGCTGCCAGCTGGAATATATGTTCTGGGACATGGCCTATAAGCTGGAGGATTGGCCGGCGCCTGTCACGGAAGCGGAAGCGGTGCGGGCGTGA